taaactgACAGTGGACAAGAACTCCCTCAGCCAGGAAATCAAGGTCAAATCAACACTGATGAGTCATGTTAATAGTATGTACTCTTAATATGATGTGATAAAAATGACACTTTGTGTCACATTAGtccttggtgtacagcataatgtttcagtcaaacaaaaataaagttcttatatatttcaaaataaaacaaaacaaaacaaatgacacTTTGCCTCTGTGGTCTTCTTCCCCAAAACCCATAGTCTAATCACaaggaaaacatcagacaaagcCCAGTTGAGGAACCACTCAACAAAATACCTGACTGGTAATCCTggcaaggtcatcaaaaacaaggaaagtctgagaaactgtgaCAGCCAAAAGGAGTGTAAGGAGACATGCTGACGAAGTATGATGTCATATTCGGGATGGAATCCTGGAACAGAAGGACATTAGGCAAAAttcaaggaaatctgaataaagtatggacttgAGCTGTTAATGTTCCATCAATATTGATTCATTAAGTGTAACAAAGATATCATATTACAGTAAGAGGTTAATAGCAGGTAGAGAGTATACAGAAACTCTGAATTACCTACATAATTATTCTGTAATCTAAAACTCTCCTACaaaataaggcttttttttttttgaagaaagaaagaaagaaaaagatttccaatGAATCAGGCCTCATGCCTCCTTGTGTATCCATACTCCTTTATAATATTTCTTACAACTCCTCCCATCAAAAGagggtctgatttctctctctttcaatcTGCATTGACCTTGTGTCTTGGtttgaccaatagaatgtggAAGAAGTAGTGTTCTGAGTCTCTGAATCCAGATCTTAAGAGGccctagaacctccactttttttgttgttgttgttgtcaaaTAACCCTTTATTAAATCATTTTCCTTTGTAGTTCTTAACTCGCCAGGCATTCCACTGCACCACTGTTGATGTTCTCTATGATGTCATGAGGGTGGCGGCCATCAACATTGCAGCCCACAGACTGGGCAGGCAGTCCCCAGGATCTCCTTAATGGTTCCAGAGAGCTCTCTAGCTAGAGACCAGTGCCGCATCTGTCGGGCAATGTTGACAATCTCATCAAAAGTGATGTTTCCACTGTGCTtaatgtttttctgcttctttctgtctcttgggGGTTCCTTGAGGGCTTTGTTGATCAAGGCAGAAGCAGAAGGTACCACCTCAATCTGGGCCTGTCTGTTCTGAATGGTCAGTTTCACTGTAATCCTCAGACCCTTCCAATCACCAGTCGCTTTGGCAATATCATCACCAACTTTTTTTGGAGACAGACCCAGGGGACCGATCTTTGGGGCCAAGGCAGATATGACACCGACTTCTCCACCAGTGCACCTCAGGTATATGACTTTGATCTCATTGGGGTCGAACTTAGGCAGCATGGTGGAGGCAGCTGGTGTCAGATGAACCCGGATTCAGGACGACCAAAGAAAGTTGCACCTTGGCCTCCTCCAAGCCAAAAGCTGAAAGTAGAACCTCCACTTTCATTCTTGGAAGTTTGTTGCCTAAGTCCAACTAACTTAACCGCCCCCTCCCCATGCTGTGGGGAAGTCGAAGCTAGCCAcgtggagaggccagtgggaagCAAGGGACCCCAGCAGGCAGCTGCAGTCCAGCCACTAGTCCAATGCAGCTGTAAGAATGACTCCATGCAAAATTAGAACTGCCCAGCGCAACCCACAGAATATGAGAATTAATAAGTTTGGCGGTAGTTTGTTATACAGTGATACTTAACTGAAACATGTAGAAAACAGCATTATTCTGGGGGTTTAAAAGTTTGATTTCAAGCCCCAGTAGCTATAAGATCTGGGGAATGGAGGAGGgtggatagctcaagtggtagagcacatacttagcacacacaaggtcctacgttcaatccccagtacctcctttaaaaataaataagtaaacctaactgcctccccactaaaataaataaatactttttttttaactaaaaaaaaaagatctggggaaaaatggaaaaactcTTACCTGCTAACGTAGAGGTCCTTCGTGAGAAATGGATGAGATAaggcaaataaaaattatttataagctTCAGAATGCCACatgaatttaaaacattattagcagagaattatgaataataattgtAACTGATAAATACACAATGCATTTCCCCCTGTGAATTTTAATACCAAAGAAATACTTCTAATGGTGATATTTCTATTCCCTGTGGTATTTAAGGAAATTGTTTTCAGAATCTATTCTCAGGTCCCTCAAATCAGGCAAGAGCGAGTCATCTATTCTACCTGTAAAGCAATTCAGCCCTGCCTGGGTATTCCAATTTCCCACCGAGATTTACTTTGGAAAGAAGCAATGGTTATATTCTATAACCAACTTCTCccacacaatctttttttttttcttctccaatttTGCCTAAGTGGTCTGTCAGAGGACCAAAAGTGATGGATAAGATCTTTTCCTCCTGCTATGCTCCACTGAAGTTCCCTAAGGATCCTTTCCTCACTTACAAGTTGTGTTCTAGCTACGCCCATGTGCAAAAGATTCCCCAGGGATGCTGCTTGCCTGCCTGAGCTTAGTCCTTGTAAAAGAGAAAGGCAAACCCAAGGAGGCTGACTTGTCTGCCCTTCTGTGAGCCCAGGAGCTGGAGCTCCAGCAGAGCCCTAATCAAGGATGTCTCATCTCAAATTGGCCTTCAGCAGGATTCCCTGGAAATAAACCTGCAAATACTTTAGAGACCAATAACCCCTCCCATGTGTGACAGTAAGGAAGGGCAACTCTTGTGGCCCTTGCTTCAGGTAGTGGGAAACCCAGTATCTTTGGGAAGCAGGGCTCAGTTAGGAAAAGCTTCAGTGGACTCACTTAGCTTCTTCCTCTAGCTTGTCCTTATAAGCAGTAGTATGGGGTTCGCCTCTAACGACACATCAAAGAgagcaagaaaagaaacagatgtTTGTTGACTGTTTATTATAATGGTAGTTACTGTGCTAAGCagtgtttctctctctcaactttttgttttagaaaattccaaatatatacagaaatataaaaaatagtataATAGCAATACAACAATAATAGCATAACAAATATTCAGGGCCAACCTCATTTCATCTTTATTCATACACTCTCCTGCACTTCCCctgttattttgaagcaaatttcaGCTACCATGTAATTGTATCCAGAAATCATATTTCAACATGTAACCCCGAAACATAAGATACAACATAACCACTAATCATTATCATATCTTTAAAAGGTAACAAGAATCCCTAATATCAAATAGCCAGTCAGCATTCAAATTTCTCTAAATGTGTATATCTACCTTTTAACCAATGCAGTCATTTCTCTTAGCCATTTTTGAACCCTTCCCTGCCCTTTTTCATCTCTGTGCATTCACATTTTTTTGTCTCCTCTGCTTGGATTGCCCTTTCTTGCCTACCAAGCAAGACACAGCTCTCCAGATCTATTCAAATATCACCTCATCCGGGAATCTTTCCTTTGGAAAACCAGGCACTTAGTCATTATCTCATTGCTAACACTCTGTTCTATCTGTGTACATGCCTGGCTCTCCTCCACattgtgagctccttgaagacaTGAACCTTATACTCCTGGTCCTTGTAACCCCAGTGCTTAGCGTGGTGCCTGGCCCCTAGTGTTTGCTTTGAGCCAGCATATTATTTCCAAGGAGAGGTTCCCTAGGCCTTGCCATTGTTCTGCTTGTTGATCTAACCTTTTCTAAAGTTCAATGTCTTTTGCAAAGATGGTGTTTTTCCTCCCTGATCTGAGTTGGGGGTTGACCTGGTGTTTCAATCTGAAAGCTTTTGGAAATCACTGGAGGCAGGATTAATTGggttagagcttttttttttttttttttttttagattccaggaTTGATATAAAGCAGAAAGGCTGAGGGAAGAGAAAGCCACTTTGTCAATCAGCAGCCTGCTCTGGGATTAGTGTTGTAAGAGCTGttcagaactgaaaagaaaaggatATTATCCTTGTCCTCTAATTAGATACAAGCTACAAACCTTCTGGTTCTCTGAGAAGGACCTTGGAACATGCTCCCAGTTTCTAAGCTGTAATTCATAACTGTTTGAACCGTAGTTTTCCAGTGTTTCTTTAACCTCAGAACTCCTTATTCAGGTTTATCTAGCCTGCaaaatcagtatgttgtacagATAAAAGCTCTCGTGGAAGGTGGCAAGCAGACCCCTGTGGCCCAGTTCCACTGCGCTGTCTGCTAAATGTGTCCCATGTTGCCCCCGCAACACAGAGCTCAGGGCACCAGATCACTCTTTCACTCAATCTGTCACCATTCAACAATGATTTATTGAGTGGCTGCTACGTGTTTGGTGCTGGTAGCATTGTGTCAAACCAGACAGCTGGACTTCCAATTCTCTTGGATTTACATTCTGAGGGtaatgagagagagaagcaaTAATCGtgataagccagtggttctcaaattttatttttcatcagaCAATCACCTGGAGGGTTTATGAAACTACAGATCTCTGGGCCTCATCCCCAGAATGTCCAATTCAGGAGGCCTGGAGTAGGGCTGGAGAATATGTACTTCTggtaagttcccaggtgatgctaaaCCTGCTGGTCCCGGGACCACACTGAGAACTAATATGTCaacaaccaaataaataaaataccttcAGGTAATTGTAAGTGCTAtgttttagaaaatagaaaagggtAACAGAGTAGAAAAAGTAGCCAGTTTAGTCTGGGTGGCCTGGGAAAACCTCCCTGAGAAGGTGATATTTGATTTGAGACCTGAAAGGTGAAAAGGAGCTGGCCATCTACacatctgggggaagggcacCCCAAGACAAGgacacagcaagtgcaaaggccctgagcagGGAACAAGCACAGCATATCTGAGgggcaaaataaaacattaaaagggCCAGGgtaattgtaaatcaactatacttcaacttttaaaaaaagattgttaTCGAAGAATAAAACTTcattgttaaaacaaaacaaacaaacaaacaaaaagtgccAGGGTAGCTGCAGAGTATTTTAAAGAGGGAGGAGTGATGTAAGATTGTCACAGAAGTAGACAGGAATCAGATCGTGTAGGATACTGCAGGCTGTTGTAGAAAGTCCAGTTTTTAAGGGGCAACATAAAGCCACAGGAGAATTTTAAGTAGGGAACTTGTATGATCTTATTTCACATTTTACATATAAACTATTTgccatgaaatttttttttttttttttttttttttttttttttttttttttttggctattgagtGGAGAGTGTGTCgtgggggcaggaaggggagtGAAAGTAAAGGGAGAAGCTGGCAGACCAGCTAGGATGCTGTTGCGCATCCTGGGCAAGGCTGAtgtggggaggggaagtgggagtggaaatggggagaaatgggagctATGCGGTGGTGAGGAATTGCTGATGGGAGTGACACTTAGCATAACACTTTGCTTCTTGTAGGTAATCAGCAAGTAGTCatagaatgagtgaatgaatgaagctcTCGTCCTTTCTGAAATGCCATGATTATAATCCTTCCCTTTACTGATGAATTGACGGATACTGTAAATTATCATTCCCAAATTGGATTCCATCTTCTAGTTGGTAACAGGGGGTTTGTGTAAGTACGTGGGGGTGTATGTAAGCGCCTGTCAGTTGAATATTTTTGGATATCGTATCCTTCTTCATTCTCTAgctctctttttaaatatttcactcctcccttctctccccctttTCAGAGAGAATGCAGGTTTTCAACAGCTCCcgaattattttctctttgtaaagCAAATTGAGTGGGGGCGGCCAGGGAGCTCTGCCATTCCCCTGGGAGGTGTGAGGAGTTGGTCGGGGCTCTGGTAGCTGGGAGAGCCTGGGAGTGACGAATGCCTCTTCCCTGCTGCACTGAGGGCAAAAATCAATTTATTCCTTTGGGTCATTTTCCCTGAactgtttttattatcatttccaCTGCATCTCATGCTACTAGAACGAAATGCAATCAGAATGTGGATTGAATCTGACAAGGGGAAAGGGCCACGAACAACTGTGCGCTGTCAGTACCGTGGCACACGACAGCCCTGATCTCTGCGAGAACAAAGATGAGTCAGGCAGCTTCTGCAGATCAAAGGGAGCTGTCATACCCCTCCACTGACAGGTGCGCTCGGGAGGGAGAATATCTGAAGCACAAGTCATGCCTTCCAGGGCTGCAAAACTTTTAGAATTCCCTGGGGGAATTAAACTATTGTTTTAGCATGAAGTTTCAAAAGTtaataataaaagcagaaaaccTGTTTTCCTTTACAGAGATGCCATGGAAATTCCTGCCCGAGTCAAAAGGATTCAAAGGTCAGCTTTCACTTGCTTTAGCTCCCAGGACCCTGGAGAGTCAAGTCGGTGCTTGAGCACAAAGCCCTTCCTCTCCGGTTCCTGCTCACCTCCCACCACTTCCTTGCCTGGGTGCGGTCCTCTCCCAGTGCCCTGTTTTCAAGGTGATAGCTCTCTCATAgctttctttctctatctctttTTTACAAACCCATTTCTTCTCTCTGAGAGTACCTTAGCCAGCCAAATACGAAACCAGCCGAATTGCAGAACTGAAGTCAGTTCTTTTCCATATAACTGTTAGGTTTACATAAAAACTGTgttttatatgtaaatgtatacatTATTAGTTCttcattcttcatttaaaaagtaaataggtAAAATATAGTATCATTTCTCtctcaagaaatgaaaaatattctatgttttcttcttaaagtgCTGATTTACCTGCTGTGAGCTACTGGCGAGAGACAGAGAGGGGCGGGGAGAGATAGgtgtggaggggaaggaaggcaggcagtcCTCGTGCATGTAAATTCCCTCCCGTGAGAGCAGTTTAATTGTGTCATCAGactttatgcttatttttaaataaaggtctTCTTTACCCAGCTACATTCCAGGGCGGGCACTGGCTTGCGAAAGGGACATCACACATATTGGGCATCAGAAATGAATGTCTAGTttggggtacagctcagtggtagagtacacatgcttagcatgcatgaggtcctaggttcaatccctggtatccccattaaaaattttttttgtttttaaatgaacatctGTGTGAGTATGTAGGATCTCTACATAGTTTACTTCTCTCTGGAGAGAGATCAAACACATGGCTATGTGGGGAAACGTGCTTAAAATGCATCTTCGAAAGAGAAGAGTGCCAGCCAAATAGATCACACATTATACCAGTACCTGATGTGTAGTGTGAGTGTGTATACCTGTGTATGCCCAGATGAGTGCATGTGCATggacacacacgcgcgcgcgcacacacacacacacacacacacaggctacGCCGCAACACTCTGGAGAAGCTCAGCCTTCCATGAATGCTGCCTGTGAACAGAGGCTGGGCAGAGTTCCAGGGTGGGTTGGACAGCTCTGAGCTACCCATTCTTAATAAAGGCCCAATACGTagattaaaatattgaaaatatttatctaagtattgtttaatttcttgtgtgtgtatatgttcatttatttatttcaaattttctgaCTTGGCATGTATGactcttataatttaaaaaagttgTACATTAAGAAATTTGTCCATGGTGATTACTTGCCTGTTTACTTTCTCTCTAGCAGGAGGAGAAAGGTCTTTGGGATGAGAGTTGGGGCTGAAGTGGTATGGAGGGGAGCACAGAAAAGGCAGGGCTAGGGTGCCAAGGGGAATGCAAAGTTGCTGTCTACCTTGAACCACTGCCATAAAAGCTCTGCCTACACCTGTGGGGACTGAGGTGGATTTACTATGAAGATACCGAAGTTTAAACCCCAGGATGCCCTGCTTGCCAGTCCAGTGAGGCGCCCTGACAATGTCTTCATACAGtcatatgtttctttaaaaattctaaaagtaaatgataactagacttattgtggtgatcattttgaaatgtgtagaaatattaaatcacttTTTGTGTACCAGCAAGTAACATAGTGTGGTAAGTCCATTTTActgcaaaacaaagaaacaaacaaacttatagacaaagagatcagatttgtggttacggatcagggaagtgggagggaccgggttggatgaaggcagtcaaaaggtacaaacttccatttataagtaagtactagggatgtgaTGTATGACATGACAAATACaactaacactgctgtatgtaGATAAAAAAGTTGTTAAGAAAGTACATCTTAATAATTCTTGGGCACAGGAGGGTATAGATTAGCGGTAGAggacatgtttagcatgcacaacatcctgggttcaatctccagtacctccatttaaaaaaactaggggaagtggggagaaaaagtaaaaaaataaataaacctacttacctcccccaaaagttagaaaaaaaaaaaagaattctcatcacaagaaaaaaagtagttttttctatttatttaattttgtatctatatgagatgatgttCCCTAAACATTGTGgaaatcatttcatgatgtaggtaagtcaaatcattatgctgtacaccttaaacttatacaatgctcAGTAGAACTGGAAGAAACAAAtcctaaaagtaaaatatttttactgtagTCACTTAAGACCACTCTTTCCACTCCTCCTTCCCTCATACCCTCAAGGCATGGCTGCATCTAGCTAAAGGGGAGTTGGGACATACTTAGCTTGGTTTAATGGGATAGACTGATGTGGTTCCCAGTCTAGATGTATAGTAAGTGTATGGATAAATATTGCTAGCTGACTTATTATAGGAAAGACTGCAGGGAATACTCTTACCACTCACTCTGCCAACCCACCCACTCTGGTGGCAAAATATGAAGGCTCAGGGCCAGAGACCACAAACTGGTAACAGACAGTCCCACAGTGTCTGGCACCAGACATCAGTGGGTAGTGAAGGAGAGACAAGGCCTGAAATCTACAAAGCCAAAAGCTGGTCTGAGAAAATCCTTCCAATTTATCAGACATGGAAATCAGTAAAAGTGGACAATTTGAGTCTTATCAAGCCCTGATCAAAATGGAAGTTCCCTCCTGTCACGAATGTCCGTGACGCAGGGCACATAATCATAAACACACAATTCATTTTCTCCCTGTTTTTGACGGAAATTGTGCAAAAGAGAATTTATCAGAATCCTTGTGGCATTACTAAATGAGCCAGTATGTCTGTGTATAGGTTTTTTGCCTTCCCACAAATGCTGACATATGAagacaatataaaaaaattaataataagccATTACAATTAGGACATTGCCAACAAACTGGTTAATGAGCATTATTATTTCAACAGAATCTAAGATTAGTTATtgcatacaaacacacatacacacacacacacatacacacaaataagtTGAAATGCCCTGAAATCTTACAATgcataaatgaaagaaactttacATTTTCCCAAATTTAACCATAATTCTAAGAATTTAGATGTCATTACCGATGAGCTGAAGCAGAAAGAAACGTTTCTAAACTCTTAccaattaaagaaaatttcagtaaaccattttaaaagaaagactggattatttttccttttttttttggctagaaaATTTCACAAAATCATTGTCACATTCAGGGGCATCCAAAAATGGCACAGTCAGAAAATGCAGGGAAGAAGTTTTAGAGAGGTCTGTCAGGTattgaaataataaacatattatattatttttctgaattttgtgaTGTTGTGGTATTTGTCAGCTTTTAAATTGTGtaatttgtgatttattttctcattctacCTATTCACTTCTAAACCTAATTTTGTTTcactattttctttccttttcttagtAAGAGCTCTCCTTCTTCTTTCCTGAAATTGTATAAGGTCCAAGTCCTGCAAATCTTGGCTCTGCTGTCCCT
The sequence above is a segment of the Camelus bactrianus isolate YW-2024 breed Bactrian camel chromosome 15, ASM4877302v1, whole genome shotgun sequence genome. Coding sequences within it:
- the LOC105063863 gene encoding large ribosomal subunit protein uL11-like, with the protein product MLPKFDPNEIKVIYLRCTGGEVGVISALAPKIGPLGLSPKKVGDDIAKATGDWKGLRITVKLTIQNRQAQIEVVPSASALINKALKEPPRDRKKQKNIKHSGNITFDEIVNIARQMRHWSLARELSGTIKEILGTACPVCGLQC